The Podospora pseudopauciseta strain CBS 411.78 chromosome 2 map unlocalized CBS411.78m_2, whole genome shotgun sequence genome has a window encoding:
- a CDS encoding uncharacterized protein (EggNog:ENOG503P024; COG:J), whose protein sequence is MSQPPNPRPGLGLFTRGLSSLSQSTTDPNSPSVTTPAEQRDDAKRNFLKAMRPLPTQHYWNVWFDRPPTSTNPGEEYHSNLEQLGTTIESVQDFWRYANNTPVDQIRMKESIYLFKVGFKPIWEDRRNILGGSWTFRVPKGNGPDVWTRVQLLAVGEKLQSVLEEGDQICGVGLSVRFNSHLISIWHRDSSKKKSIDAMLECVLEELPPELTPKPDNYFYKKHSDHAGFKVPPELQAVIDSQKAREKAAAEKAAQGVQVVAGEAPEIREVPPS, encoded by the exons AtgtcccaaccccccaacccccgcccAGGCCTAGGCCTCTTCACCCGaggcctctcctccctctcccaatcAACCACAGACCCCAACTCGCCCTccgtcaccacccccgctGAGCAACGCGACGACGCCAAACGAAATTTCCTCAAAGCCATGcgtcccctccccacccagcACTACTGGAACGTCTGGTTCGACcgcccccccacctccaccaacccaggGGAGGAGTACCACTCCAACCTGGAACAACTCGGCACAACCATCGAGTCGGTCCAGGACTTTTGGCGCTACGCAAACAACACCCCCGTCGACCAGATCCGGATGAAAGAGTCCATTTACCTGTTCAAGGTGGGGTTCAAGCCGATCTGGGAAGACAGGAGAAACATCCTGGGAGGGTCGTGGACGTTCAGAGTGCCAAAGGGGAACGGGCCGGACGTTTGGACGAGGGTGCAGTTGTTGGCTGTAGGGGAGAAGTTGCAGAGTGTGCTTGAGGAGG GTGACCAAATCTGCGGTGTCGGCCTCTCGGTCAGATTCAACTCCCATCTCATCTCCATCTGGCACAGAGACTCCTCCAAGAAAAAGTCCATCGACGCCATGCTGGAGTGCGTGCTCGAGGAGCTCCCTCCTGAGCTCACCCCCAAGCCGGATAACTACTTTTACAAGAAGCACTCTGATCATGCCGGGTTCAAAGTGCCGCCCGAGTTGCAGGCCGTGATTGATTCccagaaggcgagggagaaggccgCTGCTGAGAAGGCTGCTCAGGGGGTCCAGGTTGTGGCTGGGGAAGCGCCCGAGATTAGGGAGGTGCCGCCTTCTTGA
- a CDS encoding uncharacterized protein (COG:D; COG:Z; EggNog:ENOG503P3KT), with amino-acid sequence MPPKQSRLAKEHNVTPQEEAEIREAFSLFAEPMEGEGREGVIPTHDVRRALIALGLPPTSPSELADLLSILDPDEELGYATFPNFFAVCALKIHNKSHSSEEHMAEVDEAFGLFASKGSNAITLASLKKVAKLLKMEEEVSEEVLRDMILEANGGAGVGRGVKKEEFEGVMRRAGVWR; translated from the exons ATG CCACCCAAACAATCCCGCCTCGCAAAAGAGCACAACGTCACGCCTCAGGAAGAAGCAGAGATAAGAGAGGCGTTCAGCCTGTTTGCGGAACcgatggagggggaggggagggagggggttatTCCTACTCATGATGTTAGGAGGGCGTTGAT tgccctcggcctccccccGACCTCCCCCTCGGAACTAGCGGACCTTCTCTCTATCCTCGACCCAGACGAAGAGCTCGGCTACGCCACTTTTCCCAACTTCTTCGCCGTCTGCGCGCTCAAGATACACAACAAGTCGCACTCTTCAGAGGAACACATGGCCGAGGTGGACGAGGCGTTTGGGCTTTTTGCGAGCAAAGGGTCGAATGCGATTACGTTGGCGAGTTTGAAAAAGGTGGCCaagttgttgaagatggaggaggaggtgagcgaggaggtgttgagggataTGATACTTGAGGCGAATGGGGGtgcgggggtggggaggggggttaagaaggaggagtttgagggggttatgaggagggcgggggttTGGAGGTGA
- the GLO2_1 gene encoding Cytoplasmic glyoxalase II (COG:S; EggNog:ENOG503NW99) produces MNAFNAARRVIFQSHKKSFFPVVNTPTYRKMHIRSIPMWGDNYAYLVVDDKSKDAVIIDPANPPEVLPVLEEAIANKEINLTAIVNTHHHRDHAGGNEALLSKLPSKLPIIGGRDCAHVTKTPAHNETFTIGENIKVKALHTPCHTQDSICYLMEDKETGDKVIFTGDTLFIGGCGRFFEGTGEEMHEALNVVLAGGQPGHEYTKSNVKFGVSVLQSEAVRALEAFADDCKETQGKFTIGDEKQHNVFMRPQDPAIQKATGETDPIAIMTKLREMKNNFK; encoded by the exons ATGAACGCTTTCAACGCAGCAAGGCGTGTTATTTTTCAGAGCCATAAGAAGAGCTTTTTCCCGGTGGTGAATACT CCAACATACCGCAAGATGCATATCCGGTCTATTCCTATGT GGGGCGACAACTACGCCTATTTGGTGGTAGACGATAAGTCCAAAGATGCAGTCATTATCGACCCGGCCAATCCCCCCGA agtcctccccgtcctcgaAGAAGCTATCGCGAACAAAGAGATTAACCTCACTGCTATCGTCAATACCCACCA CCACCGTGACCACGCCGGGGGCAATGAAGCCCTCCTCTCGAAGCTCCCCTCCAAACTCCCTATTATCGGCGGCCGGGACTGCGCCCACGTCACCAAGACCCCGGCCCATAACGAGACTTTTACCATTGGGGAGAACATCAAAGTCAAGGCCTTGCACACGCCGTGCCACACCCAGGATAGCATCTGTTACTTgatggaggacaaggagacGGGGGACAAGGTGATTTTCACGGGGGACACGCTCTTCATCGGGGGTTGCGGGAGGTTTTTtgaggggacgggggaggagatgcaTGAGGCGTTGAATGTGGTTTTggcggggg GACAGCCCGGACATGAGTACACCAAGTCGAATGTTAAATTCGGGGTGTCGGTTCTCCAGAGCGAGGCTGTGAGGGCGCTGGAGGCGTTTGCGGATGATTGCAAGGAGACGCAGGGGAAGTTTACGATTGGAGATGAGAAG CAACACAACGTCTTCATGAGACCGCAAGACCCCGCCATCCAAAAGGCAACTGGGGAGACGGACCCGATTGCTATCATGACGAAGCTCAGGGAGATGAAGAATAACTTCAAGTGA
- the GLO2_2 gene encoding Cytoplasmic glyoxalase II (COG:S; EggNog:ENOG503NW99) produces MSDVSESICCNEKYMTCSTRSETFCFHSVEFHASRVLVSCSDLDLIFTLGSSLLLTIFHHASKFLTLHLTSHSPPPPPLPLSIITHLSTNIYILLCLHRSYNFTHRISRNQKGKGKKMVQYIHTPYPSRSSLLSLRSQFYPPPSLPLEIATQQKQEAVDRVALYTHRGSCPHLVESTALLTAVILSDQAGDTNTSTLRAAYVAAFGRFVTGLLDGCQDKVRKQSMFDLARGVGLPAKFVELRHAGVHEGMPGLGRLRRGVEEGLGWIYQYYWARLEGGDGEEMEMEMEMEMEMEMEGVEGEGGIGGKEKVEGLVKRYLELGDTVGERIRRDILWEQIRGCERGVVKMVVEKVAGGTSDGKVVRRGMALSRLLEEQGEGLVVEGSDSIPQMRETVPGTTEDVRMAEAEVEAVPEPTTIQQPPREQQRQQSSPSWVLYDEKEWVPKPIGVV; encoded by the coding sequence ATGAGTGATGTGAGTGAGAGCATTTGCTGCAATGAGAAGTACATGACCTGTTCAACAAGAAGTGAAACTTTTTGTTTTCACTCAGTTGAATTTCATGCGTCGAGAGTATTGGTGTCGTGCAGCGACTTAGACCTCATTTTCACATTGGGGTCGTCGCTTTTACTCACAATTTTCCACCATGCCAGCAAATTTTTGACTTTACATCTCACGtctcactcaccaccaccaccacctctaccactctccatcatcacccatctCTCAACCAACATTTACATCCTTCTTTGCTTACATCGCTCGTATAATTTCACACACCGTATTTCCAGAAACcaaaaggggaaggggaaaaaaatgGTGCAATACATCCACACCCCCTAcccctcccgctcctccctcctctccctccgctCCCAATTCTACCCCCcaccttccctccccctcgagATCGCCACCCAGCAAAAGCAGGAAGCGGTTGACAGAGTGGCGCTTTATACGCACCGCGGCTCGTGCCCGCATTTGGTGGAGTCGACTGCGCTTCTGACGGCGGTGATATTGTCTGATCAGGCGGGGGACACGAACACTAGCACGTTGAGGGCGGCGTATGTGGCTGCTTTTGGGAGGTTTGTGACTGGGTTGCTGGATGGGTGTCAGGATAAGGTTAGGAAGCAGAGTATGTTTGATCTtgcgaggggggtggggttgccGGCGAAGTTTGTGGAGCTGAGGCATGCGGGTGTTCATGAGGGTATgcctgggttggggaggttgaggaggggggtggaggagggattggGGTGGATTTATCAGTACTATTGGGCgaggttggaagggggggatggggaggagatggagatggagatggagatggagatggagatggagatggagggggtggaaggggaggggggtataggggggaaagaaaaggtcGAGGGGCTGGTGAAGAGGTATTTGGAGCTGGGGGACacggtgggggagaggattaGACGGGATATACTTTGGGAGCAGATCAGGGGGtgtgagaggggggtggtgaaaaTGGTTGTGGAAAAGGTTGCTGGGGGGACGTCGGATGGGAAGGTTGTTAGGCGGGGGATGGCGCTTTCGAGATTGTTGGAGGAacaaggggaggggttggtggttgagggatCAGACAGCATACCTCAGATGCGGGAAACAGTACCCGGGACCACCGAGGACGTCAGGatggcagaggcagaggtgGAAGCTGTACCGGAGCCAACAACTATCCAGCAGCCGCCCAGAgaacaacaacggcaacaGTCTTCGCCAAGCTGGGTGTTGTATGACGAAAAGGAATGGGTTCCCAAGCCCATCGGGGTTGTGTAA
- the LYS9 gene encoding saccharopine dehydrogenase (NADP+, L-glutamate-forming) (COG:E; EggNog:ENOG503NUXI) — MASQHKVLMLGAGFVTRPTLDVLSQAGIPVTVACRTLATAQSLSSGVPNATPISLDVSDPTALDAEVAKHDLVISLIPYTFHATVIKSAIRNKKNVVTTSYVSPAMMELDAEAKAAGITVMNEIGLDPGIDHLYAIKTIDEVHKAGGKILSFLSYCGGLPAPEDSDNPLGYKFSWSSRGVLLALRNTGKWWQDGEVVEVQGKDLMKTAKPYFIYPGFAFVAYPNRDSTIYKERYNIPEAQTVVRGTLRYQGFPQFIKVLVDIGFLEETPLDILSRPVSWKEATQAVIGAPSTSAEDLEKTILAKASFESEEDKKRIVSGLKWIGLFSDEAITPKGNPLDTLCATLEKKMQYEEKERDLVMLQHKFEIEHADGSRETRTSTLCEYGVVGGYSAMAKTVGVPCAVAVKQVLEGKISQKGVLAPMSWEICEPLMRELEVKYGITMIEKTIS; from the exons ATGGCTTCTCAACA CAAGGTCCTCATGCTCGGCGCCGGGTTCGTCACCCGCCCGACTCTTGACGTCCTCAGCCAGGCCGGCATCCCCGTGACCGTCG CCTGCCGCACTCTGGCCACAGCCCAATCCCTCTCCTCGGGCGTCCCCAACgccacccccatctccctcgacGTCTCGGACCCCACGGCCCTCGATGCCGAAGTCGCCAAGCACGACCTCGTCATCTCCCTGATTCCTTACACCTTCCACGCTACTGTCATCAAGTCGGCTATCCGCAACAAGAAGAATGTCGTCACCACCTCGTATGTCTCCCCCGCCATGATGGAGCTCGACGCCGAGGCCAAGGCGGCGGGTATCACTGTCATGAACGAGATTGGTCTCGATCCCGGCATTGATCATTTGTACGCCATCAAGACTATTGATGAAGTTCACAAGGCCGGCGGCAAGAttttgagcttcttgagctACTGCGGTGGTCTCCCTGCGCCGGAGGACAGTGATAACCCGTTGGGGTACAAGTTCTCTTGGTCGTCGAGGGGTGTGCTGCTGGCGCTGAGGAACACGGGCAAGTGGTGGCAGgacggggaggtggtggaggtgcagGGGAAGGATTTGATGAAGACGGCTAAGCCGTATTTTATCTATCCGGGTTTCGCGTTTGTGGCTTATCCCAACAGGGACAGCACTATTTACAAGGAGAGGTACAACATTCCCGAGGCGCAGACGGTGGTGAGAGGGACGCTGAGGTACCAGGGTTTCCCTCAGTTCATCAAGGTGTTGGTGGACATtgggtttttggaggagaCCCCGCTTGATATCCTGAGCAGGCCTGTTTCTTGGAAGGAGGCCACGCAGGCTGTCATTGGGGCGCCGTCTACGTCTGCTGAGGATTTGGAGAAGACCATTCTTGCCAAGGCGAGCTttgagagtgaggaggacaagaagaggaTTGTGAGCGGGTTGAAGTGGATCGGGCTGTTTTCTGATGAGGCTATCACTCCCAAGGGCAACCCGTTGGATACGCTTTGCGCGacgttggagaagaagatgcagtatgaggagaaggagagggatcTGGTGATGCTGCAGCACAAGTTTGAGATTGAGCATGCGGATGGGAGCAgggagacgaggacgagcACGCTGTGCGAgtatggtgttgttggggggtaCTCGGCGATGGCGAAGACGGTGGGTGTGCCCTGCGCGGTGGCGGTGAagcaggtgttggaggggaagattAGCcagaagggggtgttggcgcCGATGAGCTGGGAGATTTGCGAGCCGTTgatgagggagttggaggtgAAGTATGGGATTACTATGATTGAGAAGACTATTTCTTAG
- a CDS encoding uncharacterized protein (EggNog:ENOG503P41M) yields the protein MVPSMLNAHMGGVLPHQLSQHQVPQAPQPLDYPVDSALLNELSRQLGSTKRYSQHAPQYAQRPNNAMRVSKPGSANNSPRSSMQSRRRTLIGEGFHGRFPPQQQPQAVDPTYLPTPVPEASNESFYGQEVRRARPVSWHPSPQYSAQTQFYPPQTSSVLCSPYPAYSEAEMLATMHQLPPTPAVYSGYASPAEGFSPLSLPYSSFSSQQPVYSPQVQAQQPAPMYQPAPPVTTGAMGWNAYPTAGPTHNNAMMMPVQRHTAPPTPEDFACPPPLSLNNYGSLETTPSKVESFVSAQAVQVQEDEDEEEGEILYGMGLYDPPSHAQPDVHRSTIFSLLGGLAPTADENKGLGLKLEESWEPPASDDEEEEEDGEGDDE from the coding sequence ATGGTGCCCTCTATGCTTAACGCCCACATGGGAGGTGTTCTCCCTCACCAGCTCTCTCAACACCAGGTGCCTCAGGCGCCCCAACCTCTCGACTATCCAGTTGACTCGGCCCTGCTCAACGAGCTCTCGAGGCAACTCGGCAGCACGAAACGGTACTCTCAGCACGCACCACAATATGCTCAACGGCCAAACAACGCGATGAGGGTATCGAAGCCTGGGAgtgccaacaacagcccccGATCATCGATGCAGtccaggaggaggacatTGATTGGTGAAGGTTTCCACGGACGATTCCcacctcagcaacaaccacaggcCGTCGACCCGACCTATCTTCCCACCCCAGTTCCCGAAGCTTCAAACGAGTCTTTCTACGGACAGGAGGTCAGACGGGCCAGGCCGGTCAGCTGGCATCCTTCTCCCCAGTACTCGGCTCAGACTCAGTTTTACCCACCACAAACCAGTTCGGTGCTCTGCTCGCCCTACCCGGCCTACAGCGAGGCCGAGATGCTGGCGACCATGCACCAGttgccaccaacaccggcgGTCTACTCGGGCTACGCATCTCCCGCGGAAGGATTCTCGCCGTTGTCTCTTCCGTACTCGAGTTTCAGCTCCCAGCAGCCCGTCTACTCGCCTCAAGTTCAGGCCCAGCAACCGGCCCCCATGTACCAGCCCGCACCACCAGTCACGACCGGAGCCATGGGTTGGAACGCTTACCCTACTGCCGGTCCCACTCACAACAACGCCATGATGATGCCTGTACAACGGCACACTGCTCCTCCCACACCAGAGGACTTTGCCTGTCCTCCACCGCTCAGCCTCAACAACTATGGGAGTCTCGAGACGACACCATCCAAGGTGGAGAGCTTTGTTTCTGCCCAGGCGGTGCAGGTtcaggaggacgaggatgaagaggaaggcgagaTTCTTTACGGCATGGGTCTGTATGACCCTCCCAGCCACGCTCAGCCGGACGTGCACCGGTCTACCATCTTCTCTCTTCTTGGTGGGCTTGCTCCCACTGCCGATGAGAACAAGGGCCTAGGTCTCAAGCTTGAGGAGAGCTGGGAGCCTCCTGCCAgcgacgacgaagaggaagaggaggatggcgagggtgatGACGAGTAA